Proteins encoded within one genomic window of Ranitomeya variabilis isolate aRanVar5 chromosome 4, aRanVar5.hap1, whole genome shotgun sequence:
- the LOC143767365 gene encoding uncharacterized protein LOC143767365 isoform X5, with protein sequence MWCAALQVEVPTISDPLSGDLLYKRILLSDPTRMDRDKMAERILHLTLEILFRLTGEDYTVVKKTPSECCEDPVTEGWGRPLSPIAGPPPHPLIHEDINDQKILDLTYKMIELLTGEVPIRCQDVAVYFSMEEWEYLEEHKDLYRDVMMEVPRPLTSPVLSSKRTTPERCPRPLLPQDCKQENPDVPQDHQGEDLTPIDTTETYVSGDQLCKEEIPTHGYPRPHKKLRAKRASGQGGIIGPPTLTHGHLNSDLFTRSSEGQLKCSDFKVDDNIAPDTYEDQAIIPDFPSALHGKNILFDPFQQLLLSDSLQTVKQNKSNRTDGEYKRTRTRKKTFSCSECGKCFKDNFALVIHERVHTGEKPFSCSECGKCFRNKYALVIHERVHTGEKPYSCSECGKCFKNNYALCLHKRVHTGEKPYSCSECGKCFKNNYALCLHKRVHTGEKPYSCSECGKCFKNNYALCLHKRVHTGERPYLCSECGKCFKNNSALCVHKRVHTGEKPYSCSECNKYFCSKAKLVGHQRTHTGEKPFSCSECGKCFSSKSVLVAHQRIHTGEKPYSCSECGKCFVQNGALFAHQKSHTGEKCLECGKCFTNKSRLLKHQNNHTKT encoded by the exons gtccctacaatatcggatcctctcagtggagatcttctatataagagaattctcctgagtgaccctacaaggatggatagggacaagatggcagagaggatattacacctcaccctagagatcctcttccggcttactggagag gattacacagtagtgaagaagacccctAGTGAGTGCTGTGAGGACCCTGtgactgagggatggggaagacccctgagcccaatcgcggggcctccacctcaccccctgatacatgaggacatcaatgaccaaaagatcctagacctcacctacaagatgattgagctgctgactggagag gttcctataaggtgtcaggatgtcgctgtctatttctccatggaggagtgggagtatttagaagaacaTAAAGATCTGTAcagggacgtcatgatggaggttccccggcccctcacatcaccag ttctatccagtaagaggacaacaccagagagatgtccccgtcctcttcttccacaggattgtaaacaagaaaatcccgatgttcctcaggatcatcag ggtgaagatctgactcctattgatactacagagacatatgtgagcggTGATCAGCTCTGTAAGGAAGAGATTCCTACGCATGGCTACCCACGCCCCCAcaagaagctaagggcgaaacgtgcgtcggggcaagGGGGAATCATCGGACCACCCACACTTACCCATGGCCATTTGAATTCAG ATCTCTTTACCCGGAGTTCAGAGGGACAACTGAAATGTTCAGATTTTAAAGTTGATGATAATATCGCACCAGATACATATGAAGATCAAGCCATTATCCCAGATTTCCCTTCAGCCCTTCACGGAAAAAATATACTATTTGATCCTTTTCAGCAACTCCTATTGTCTGATTCATTACAAACTGTTAAGCAAAACAAAAGTAACAGGACAGATGGTGAATACAAAAGAACTCGCACAAGAAAGaaaacattttcatgttcagaatgtgggaaatgttttaaggatAATTTTGCTTTAGTTATACATGAGAGagttcatacaggagagaagcctttctcatgttcagaatgtgggaaatgttttaggaaTAAATATGCTTTAGTTATACATGAGAgagttcatacaggggagaagccatactcctgttcagaatgtgggaaatgttttaagaatAACTATGCTTTGTGTTTACATAAGAgagttcatacaggggagaagccttactcatgttcagaatgtgggaaatgttttaagaatAACTATGCTTTGTGTTTACATAAGAgagttcatacaggggagaagccttactcatgttcagaatgtgggaaatgttttaagaatAACTATGCTTTGTGTTTACATAAGAGAGTTCATACAGGGGAGAGGCCTtacttatgttcagaatgtgggaaatgttttaagaatAACTCTGCTTTGTGTGTACATAAGAgagttcatacaggggagaagccatactcCTGTTCAGAATGTAATAAATATTTTTGCAGTAAAGCAAAGCTTGttggacatcagagaactcacacaggagaaaaaccgttttcatgttcagaatgtggtaaatgttttagttCTAAATCAGTTTTAGTtgcacatcaaagaattcacacaggggagaaaccatattcatgttcagaatgtggaaagtgttttgTCCAAAATGGAGCTCTGTTTGCACACCAAAaatctcacacaggagaaaagtGCCTAGAATGCGGAAAATGTTTCACAAACAAATCTCGTCTTCTTAAACATCAGAATAATCACACAAAGACATAg